Below is a genomic region from Paraburkholderia sp. BL23I1N1.
GCAGCAACGAGCCGACACGCGCCAGCAGGACCGCCCCGGAGACCGGCTTGACGACGTAATCGTCCGCGCCGGTGTTAAGGATCGAGGTGATATCGACTTCGCGGCCGCGGCTCGTCATGAACAGGACCGGCAAACGTTCGGAGAGGCTTTCGCGCACCCAGCGCAGCACTTCTTCGCCCGACATGTCGGGTACGTTCCAGTCGAGCACGAGCAGGTCGAAGGTCTGGCGCCGCAGCTGCCGTACCAGTTCGCGGCCCGCGCCGAAAGCATGGCAGACGTGGCCAGCCGCCGACAGCGTTTGGCAAACAAGGTCGGCTTGCGCCGAATCGTCATCCAGGACTGCAATTCTCATAAAACCCCGCAATGCGACATCGTCCTTCGTAACTGATGGCCGGCGAGCCGGCAGATGACCAGGATGACGGCGCTAGCACCGTCGATCCAGCTTCCTGTTTTCATCTGCGGCTGCACGTTTTTTCGATTAACGGTCCCTTGCCTCGCGCCCCGTTCAATTCTGCCGCCATACCGTCTCGAAATTAGCGCGTATTTTTGGCTTTAGCGCGCTCAATACGAGGGGGGGGCAGATCATCATAATCGAAATTGGCCGCTCTTTTGCCGGACGCGATTACGCGGCTATCCGGCTGACTCCGTTCGGTTCGGTCATGGCGAACCGTTCTTTGGGATTTCCCCAAAAGTCTCTCAGGCTCTGCCTGTTATTGAAATCGACCTCGGTGGGTCGTTACTCGGGTCAGTTGGTCTCGCCCGCACGGTAATTGGCCCCGTCTGCCTTTGTCATGGGCGGCCGTGGCCCGCATTCGGGTAACGGCGATTGACAATTTGCGAGTGAGTATAGGAACAGTCTCAAAATAAATCGTTTAAAGATTGTCAGATCGTTTGATTGAAATCTGAGCTTTGGGTCATTGGGTGGGGAATCCGGCGCGTTTGGGCGTTAGCGCCGGCCCAACAATCTCACCGCCCGCCTTCGATCTCCGGCATCGGCGCGAATAGCGCGTCGAGATCGTCGTCCGAGAACTTGGTGGCGCCGGCGGCGTCTTCGGAGAGAATGCTGTCGGCGAGTCCCGCCTTCTGCTCCTGCATCTCCACGATCTTTTCTTCGATGCTGCCCGCGGCAACCAGCTTGTAGACGAACACGGGCTTGTCCTGCCCGAGCCGATGCGCGCGGTCGGTCGCCTGATTCTCGGCGGCGGGATTCCACCACGGGTCGTAGTGAATCACCGTGTCGGCGGCGGTCAGGTTCAGGCCTACACCGCCGGCCTTCAGGCTGATCAGGAACAGCGACACCTCGCCCTGCTGGAAACGCTCGACCGGCGTGATGCGGTCCGTCGTGTCGCCGGTCAGGATCACATACGGGATCGCGGCTTCCTCGAGTGCTTCCGCAATCAGCGACAACATGCCGGTGAACTGCGAGAACAGCAGCACGCGCCGCCCTTCCTCGATCAATTCGGGCAGCATCGACAGCAGCAAATCGAGCTTGGCCGAACGCGCAACGCGTGCTCCTCTTTCGAGCTTGTCGACTCTTTCGACTTTTTCGGTTTTTCCCGCTTTGCCACGCTTCTCGCCAGGTTCGAGCGGCTTTTCGTCAACGTGGATTTTCCGCACGAGACGCGGATCGCAGCAGACCTGGCGCAGCTTCAGCAGGGCATCGAGCACGATAATGTGGCTGCGCGCGAGACCCTGCGCGCTGACCGCCGCGCGCACCCGCTCCTGCATCGCTGTACGCACCGTTTCGTAAAGGTCGCGCTGCGCGCCTTCCAGATCCACCGAACAAAGGATCGTAGTCTTGGCCGGCAACTCCTTCGCAACCTCGTCCTTCCGGCGACGCAGCATGAACGGCCGGATGCGGCGCGCCAGCAACGCACGGCGCACGCCGTCACCGTTTTTCTCGATGGGATTGCGCCAGCGCTTGGTGAAATCTTTCTGGCTGCCGAGAAAGCCCGGCAATAGAAAGTCGAACTGCGACCACAGTTCGCCGAGGTGATTTTCCAGCGGCGTCCCCGTCAAACACAACCGATGCCGCGCGCGCAATCCGCGGATCGCCTGCGCGGCTTTGGTCGTAGCATTCTTGACGTACTGCGCCTCGTCGAGAATCAGCAGATGGTAGTCATGCTCGGCGAGTACCTTCTGATCGCGCCACAGCAGCGCGTACGTGGTGAGAATCAATTCGTGCTCACCGATCTGCCCGAAACGCTCCTTGCGCTGCGGTCCGTTCAATACCAGCACTTTCAGTTCGGGCGCAAAGCGGCGCGCTTCCTCGCGCCAGTTGTGCACGAGCGTGGTCGGAACGACGATCAGCGCGGGGCGGTCGAGCCGCCCGGCTTCTTTCTCTGCGAGGATGTGCGCGAGCGTCTGCACAGTTTTGCCGAGACCCATGTCGTCGGCAAGCACGCCGGCCAGATCGTGTTCGCGCAGAAACTGCATCCAGTTCAGGCCCTGATGCTGATACGCCCGCAACTCCGCCTTCAGGCCGGGCGGTACCGGCACCTCGTGCAAGCCAGGGCCGGCCTGCAGACGACGCGCCAGTTGGCGAATCGAATCGTCGCCCTGGAATTGCCAGCGGCCCGTGCCGTTCAATGCTTCGAGCCGGCCCGCATCCACAGAAGGCACGCGCAGCGGCGCGCCCTCCGCTAGCGTGCCGCCCAGCGCGTCGAACAGGTCGACCAGCACGCGCACCACCGGCTTCAGGCGGTCGGCGCGCAAACGCAGACGCTTGTTTTCTTCCGTCTTCAGTTCGATCGGCTCGTCGTCGGCGATGGCTTCGAGCGCGCCGCCGAGCCAGCGCCGGTCGCGCCGGAACAGATCGGCGAGCAGCGGCTCGAGCCGCACATTGCGCTCGCCGATGCGGATGCCCATCTCCAGATCGAACCAGCCGTCGCCCGCCTGATGCGCGGTGCCGTCGATCGCGTCGATCTCGATGATGTTGTAGCGGAACTCCGGCGCCATCGTCACGCGCCAGCCTTTGCTCACGAGGTCCGGCACGGCGTCGTTGACGAAGGCGGACCAGGATTCGGGATCGGGCAGACCGAGCATCGTATCGGGCAAAAGCCGCGATGCGTACACGCGGCTGGTCGGGACTTTCTGCAGCCCGGTCTTGCGCAGTTCGAGCAGGCGCTTCTTTTCGGCTTCGTAGCGTCGGCGGATATGGATGACGTCGCCGCCCGGCACGGGCACGAGCGTGACGCTGCTGTCCACGTTGATGCTGACGCCGTCGTAATCGAAGCTGACGCCGGCCAGTTCAACCGCTTCGGACTTGCGCTGCCCCGCCTTGGCCGCAGACGGCAGCGCGTGGCTATTGAGCGTGAGCACCGGCACGGGATCGACGTCGATCACGCGAATCGAGGAGGCGTCGTGCGTCGGCGGAAGCGGCAAGTCGGGAGCGATCTCGCGCAGCACCGAGGCGACGAGCGGCGCTTCGGCAAGCGAGATCGGCGGCATGGCGAGGTAATCGGGCAACTGCTGGAACGGCAACGACGATTCGACGATGCCCGCTTCATTCGCCACGCCGTCCACGTACCAGACCGGCTCAGTGGGCAGCACCATGGTGGCGCGCGGCTCGGTGCACAGGACGGGCCGCAGGCGTTCGTCCGCCAGCGGCTCCCATTCGATCCGGCCGGGCCGATCGGCGCCGCGCGACAGCGGCATCGGCCCCTCCTGCCCCGGCGCCGTTTTGAGTTCGAAGAACAGGCGCCCCGTGGCGATCAGCTTTTGCAGCATCTCCGCGCCGCTCGTGCCGCGCAGAATGAACTGGCCGAAGTCCTCGCGAGATCGGCCAAGCCACAGACCGCGCAGGATCGACAGGTCTTCGTCGGAGACGAACCTGGGTTGCTTGAGTAAGGCGGCTTCCACGTTGCCCCAGGGCTCGTCGACTTCGACAATCGTGCCGTCCGGATGGCAGTGCGCCCGGTACAACACCACCTCATGGCGCATCTGGAAGTTCGACCAGTTCAGGAGGTAAGCCAGCGTTTGGGTGCGCGCGGCGCCCGCCTTCTGGGCGACCGCATCCGCGGCCTCGGCGCGCGCGCGAAAACGCTCCAGCCAGCTGACCAGTTCGGGACGCACGCCGGATGCCGGCTGTGCTGTCATTCCAGACGGCGTCTCCGGGTAGCCGGTGGACGGAAGCTCGTCCGAGTCGATGTCGACGTGGGTGATGTGGTCCATCTCGTCGTGATACTCGAGCTCTGCGAGCAGCAGCGCGGCGACATGCTTGCAGTTGCGGCCGACCGGGCAACTGCAGTCGCTCTGCGCCCAAGGTGTGCGGCCGTCGGTGCGAAACCGCACCCGCGTGTGATACGGCAGCACGCGGGTGCCCTGCACATAGCCGCTGAGCGTCGCGCCGTCCCATTTCACGTTCGTGACGGCGCCGACCGAACGCGCCTTGGCGACAGTCTGGTCACCGAGCCATTCCGCAATCCGTTCCCGATCAAAGAAAACTGACGACATCAGGGTCCATTCCTCTTCAAGCCGGCAACAATGACCGGGCGCGGACGCATATTGGCGCAGCAGGCGATGGGTCGCGCCTGCCGGCGCGGTTTCGGCCCGGCACAGGTTGCCTGTGGTAGCCGGCCATTTTACGCGTTGGAGGCAAAGGGCTGTGGAGACAGATTTGAAGGTGGGGCTAGGAGCGTGCGCGGCAGAAGTCTGATGTCATCCGGTCGGGCAGGGTAAACGTTGTTAGCAGATGACAACAAGCTATCTCCCCTACGAGCCGCAGCAGCAGATGTTGCTGCCCCACGCGCTGCAAGACTGGCTGCCCGAAGGGCACCTTGCC
It encodes:
- a CDS encoding DEAD/DEAH box helicase encodes the protein MSSVFFDRERIAEWLGDQTVAKARSVGAVTNVKWDGATLSGYVQGTRVLPYHTRVRFRTDGRTPWAQSDCSCPVGRNCKHVAALLLAELEYHDEMDHITHVDIDSDELPSTGYPETPSGMTAQPASGVRPELVSWLERFRARAEAADAVAQKAGAARTQTLAYLLNWSNFQMRHEVVLYRAHCHPDGTIVEVDEPWGNVEAALLKQPRFVSDEDLSILRGLWLGRSREDFGQFILRGTSGAEMLQKLIATGRLFFELKTAPGQEGPMPLSRGADRPGRIEWEPLADERLRPVLCTEPRATMVLPTEPVWYVDGVANEAGIVESSLPFQQLPDYLAMPPISLAEAPLVASVLREIAPDLPLPPTHDASSIRVIDVDPVPVLTLNSHALPSAAKAGQRKSEAVELAGVSFDYDGVSINVDSSVTLVPVPGGDVIHIRRRYEAEKKRLLELRKTGLQKVPTSRVYASRLLPDTMLGLPDPESWSAFVNDAVPDLVSKGWRVTMAPEFRYNIIEIDAIDGTAHQAGDGWFDLEMGIRIGERNVRLEPLLADLFRRDRRWLGGALEAIADDEPIELKTEENKRLRLRADRLKPVVRVLVDLFDALGGTLAEGAPLRVPSVDAGRLEALNGTGRWQFQGDDSIRQLARRLQAGPGLHEVPVPPGLKAELRAYQHQGLNWMQFLREHDLAGVLADDMGLGKTVQTLAHILAEKEAGRLDRPALIVVPTTLVHNWREEARRFAPELKVLVLNGPQRKERFGQIGEHELILTTYALLWRDQKVLAEHDYHLLILDEAQYVKNATTKAAQAIRGLRARHRLCLTGTPLENHLGELWSQFDFLLPGFLGSQKDFTKRWRNPIEKNGDGVRRALLARRIRPFMLRRRKDEVAKELPAKTTILCSVDLEGAQRDLYETVRTAMQERVRAAVSAQGLARSHIIVLDALLKLRQVCCDPRLVRKIHVDEKPLEPGEKRGKAGKTEKVERVDKLERGARVARSAKLDLLLSMLPELIEEGRRVLLFSQFTGMLSLIAEALEEAAIPYVILTGDTTDRITPVERFQQGEVSLFLISLKAGGVGLNLTAADTVIHYDPWWNPAAENQATDRAHRLGQDKPVFVYKLVAAGSIEEKIVEMQEQKAGLADSILSEDAAGATKFSDDDLDALFAPMPEIEGGR